A genome region from Thermomonospora amylolytica includes the following:
- the casB gene encoding type I-E CRISPR-associated protein Cse2/CasB: MTMAPPAPRRLPDLVGQVAGASIARWQTGYLADQSTAVAALAQLRRGAGKLPQDMPELWGMIGAEALFEERLSDTEATRAENALFLAVTLYALHQQSRTDQGMHKPGIELGAAVRRMMPGNEIDEPIRRRFVRVGAATTPDVLAYRLREIVTLLRRYAVPLDYRRLAIRLYQAQTPDGMRQVRQLWGRSFHAHRPEPADAGAADNTTTNDKDF; this comes from the coding sequence ATGACCATGGCTCCACCCGCCCCACGCCGCCTGCCGGACCTGGTGGGCCAGGTCGCCGGCGCGTCCATCGCCAGGTGGCAGACGGGCTACCTCGCCGACCAGAGCACGGCCGTCGCCGCCCTGGCCCAGTTGCGGCGCGGCGCCGGCAAGCTCCCGCAGGACATGCCCGAGCTGTGGGGGATGATCGGCGCGGAGGCGCTGTTCGAGGAGCGCCTTTCCGACACCGAGGCGACCCGTGCCGAGAACGCCCTGTTCCTGGCGGTGACCCTGTACGCCCTGCACCAGCAGTCCCGCACCGACCAGGGCATGCACAAGCCCGGCATCGAACTCGGCGCGGCCGTCCGCCGGATGATGCCCGGCAACGAGATCGACGAGCCGATCCGCAGGCGCTTCGTCCGGGTGGGGGCGGCGACCACCCCGGACGTCCTCGCCTACCGGCTCCGGGAGATCGTCACCCTCCTGCGCCGGTACGCCGTCCCCCTCGACTACCGGCGGCTCGCGATCCGGCTCTACCAGGCCCAGACCCCGGACGGCATGCGGCAGGTCCGTCAGCTCTGGGGCCGCAGCTTCCACGCCCACCGGCCTGAGCCCGCCGACGCCGGAGCCGCCGACAACACGACGACGAACGACAAGGACTTCTGA
- the cas7e gene encoding type I-E CRISPR-associated protein Cas7/Cse4/CasC, protein MTTRTIVELHAIQTVPPSNLNRDDTGTPKTAVYGGVRRARVSSQSWKRATRRAFHDLLDPSELGVRTRRVAELLAGRIRNLDGSIEETEAWALAAETVQTATGSKIEPPKRNAKGDGPAPAPESKYLMFFSARQLDGLAELAVKGRDDIKAFFKDKDNKAEAKQIANSRHSVDIALFGRMVADGADINVDAAAQVAHAISVHQVENESDYYTAVDDHKEREDDDLGAGMIGTVEFNSATLYRYAAVDVDLLSRNLGKGLREDEEATEPVRRAVEAFVQGFITSLPTGKLNTFGNHTLPDAVVVKIRSSRPISFVSAFEEPCRADQDRGGHVREASERLARYVPEIERAYGVADDAKTWVLRVGPNTTALAELGEEVSLPELVKKVGAEVAGRQSDAS, encoded by the coding sequence ATGACGACCCGTACCATCGTCGAACTGCACGCCATTCAGACCGTCCCGCCGAGCAACCTCAACCGGGACGACACCGGCACCCCCAAGACCGCCGTCTATGGCGGCGTCCGCCGCGCCCGGGTCTCCAGCCAGTCCTGGAAGCGCGCCACCCGCCGCGCCTTCCACGACCTGCTGGACCCCAGCGAGCTGGGCGTCCGCACCAGGCGGGTGGCCGAACTGCTGGCCGGGCGGATCCGGAACCTGGACGGCTCCATCGAGGAGACCGAAGCCTGGGCGCTGGCCGCCGAGACCGTCCAGACCGCCACCGGATCGAAGATCGAGCCGCCCAAGCGCAACGCGAAGGGGGACGGCCCCGCCCCGGCTCCGGAGTCCAAGTACCTGATGTTCTTCAGTGCCCGCCAGCTGGACGGCCTGGCCGAACTCGCCGTCAAGGGCCGCGACGACATCAAGGCGTTCTTCAAGGACAAGGACAACAAGGCCGAGGCCAAGCAGATCGCCAACAGCCGGCACTCGGTCGACATCGCGCTGTTCGGCCGGATGGTCGCCGACGGCGCCGACATCAACGTGGACGCCGCCGCCCAGGTCGCCCACGCCATCAGCGTCCACCAGGTGGAGAACGAGTCCGACTACTACACCGCAGTCGACGACCACAAGGAGCGTGAGGACGACGACCTCGGCGCGGGCATGATCGGCACCGTCGAGTTCAACTCCGCCACCCTCTACCGGTACGCGGCGGTCGACGTGGACCTGCTGAGCCGCAACCTCGGCAAGGGACTGCGGGAGGACGAGGAGGCCACCGAGCCGGTCCGCCGGGCGGTGGAGGCGTTCGTCCAGGGCTTCATCACGTCGCTGCCCACCGGCAAGCTCAACACCTTCGGCAACCACACCCTGCCCGACGCGGTCGTGGTGAAGATCCGGTCGTCCCGCCCGATCAGCTTCGTGAGCGCGTTCGAGGAGCCCTGCCGCGCCGACCAGGACCGGGGCGGGCACGTGCGCGAGGCCAGCGAACGACTGGCCCGGTACGTCCCCGAGATCGAGCGCGCCTACGGTGTCGCCGACGACGCCAAGACCTGGGTGCTGCGCGTCGGGCCGAACACCACCGCCTTGGCGGAACTCGGTGAAGAGGTCTCCCTCCCCGAGCTCGTCAAGAAGGTCGGTGCCGAAGTCGCCGGGCGGCAGAGCGACGCCTCATGA
- the cas5e gene encoding type I-E CRISPR-associated protein Cas5/CasD, giving the protein MSVLLLQLAGPLQAWGSSARFARRTTEPAPTKSGVIGLLAAALGRDRSHDPADLAALRFGVRVDQRGVPIRDYQTAHHFETGKSMPVSERFYLADAVFIAALEGPDDLIDELHQAVRRPTYLPYLGRRSCPPSRPLDLGIREDGDIEQALKREEWRASRWHQRRHREPTVRLETIIEATADDGPVDSIRDQPLSFDPTHRRYALRGIRHGYVEVSNPAAPQPSDHDPIAVLGGE; this is encoded by the coding sequence ATGAGCGTTCTGCTGCTCCAGCTCGCCGGCCCTCTGCAGGCGTGGGGGTCCTCGGCGCGGTTCGCCCGTCGCACCACCGAGCCGGCCCCCACCAAGAGCGGTGTGATCGGGCTGCTCGCCGCGGCGCTCGGGCGGGACCGTTCGCACGATCCCGCCGACCTGGCGGCGCTGCGGTTCGGCGTCCGCGTCGACCAGCGTGGGGTGCCGATCCGCGACTACCAGACCGCCCACCACTTCGAGACGGGCAAGTCCATGCCGGTCTCCGAACGCTTCTACCTGGCGGACGCCGTGTTCATCGCGGCGCTCGAAGGCCCCGACGACCTGATCGACGAACTGCACCAGGCTGTGCGCCGGCCGACGTACCTGCCCTACCTCGGGCGCCGCTCCTGTCCGCCGTCCCGTCCCCTCGACCTGGGCATCCGGGAGGACGGCGACATCGAGCAGGCCCTGAAACGCGAGGAATGGCGCGCGTCCCGCTGGCACCAGCGACGGCACCGCGAGCCGACCGTGCGGCTGGAGACCATCATCGAGGCCACCGCCGATGACGGGCCGGTCGACAGCATCCGCGACCAGCCCCTCAGCTTCGACCCGACCCACCGCCGGTACGCCCTGCGCGGCATCCGCCACGGGTACGTCGAAGTGTCCAACCCCGCGGCTCCGCAGCCGTCCGACCACGACCCGATCGCTGTCCTTGGAGGCGAGTGA
- the cas6e gene encoding type I-E CRISPR-associated protein Cas6/Cse3/CasE has protein sequence MYLTRFRINTARITARKVLSSPQTMHAAVMSSFASIPVQEDDGPRVLWRIDRNSRAETYLYIVSPTKPDLTHLVEQAGWPTTGKWQTYDYEPFLSRLSKGDEWAFRLTANPVHTARRNDTEPTKLTAHVGLQHQLRWLLQRQEAAGFRVVEKPGDRQLIPGTDVHEVIIRERRQLTFRKRGSSRPVTLATVTYDGKLEVTDPEALRRTLTRGLGRAKAYGCGLMTLAAA, from the coding sequence ATGTACCTGACCCGCTTCCGCATCAACACGGCGCGGATCACCGCCCGCAAGGTTCTGTCCTCGCCCCAGACGATGCACGCCGCGGTGATGTCCTCGTTCGCCAGTATCCCGGTCCAGGAGGACGACGGACCACGGGTGCTGTGGCGGATCGACCGCAACAGCAGGGCCGAGACCTACCTCTACATCGTCAGCCCGACCAAGCCCGACCTCACCCACCTGGTCGAACAGGCCGGCTGGCCCACCACGGGCAAGTGGCAGACCTACGACTACGAGCCTTTCCTGTCACGCCTCAGCAAGGGCGACGAGTGGGCGTTCCGCCTCACCGCCAACCCCGTGCACACCGCACGGCGCAACGACACCGAACCCACCAAGCTCACGGCCCACGTCGGTCTGCAGCACCAGCTCCGCTGGCTGTTGCAACGCCAGGAGGCCGCCGGCTTCCGGGTGGTGGAGAAGCCCGGCGACCGCCAGCTCATCCCCGGCACCGACGTCCACGAGGTGATCATCCGGGAACGGCGCCAGCTGACGTTCCGAAAGCGAGGCAGCTCCAGGCCGGTCACCCTGGCCACCGTGACCTATGACGGCAAACTCGAGGTCACCGACCCCGAAGCCCTCCGCCGTACTCTCACCCGCGGACTGGGCCGGGCCAAGGCCTACGGCTGCGGCCTGATGACCCTCGCGGCGGCGTAA
- the cas1e gene encoding type I-E CRISPR-associated endonuclease Cas1e, which translates to MSTVGQRGASSPRELTRMGDRISFIYLERCTIHREDNAITAEDADGVTHIPSATIGCLLLGPGTRVTHQAMSVLGDSGAGVVWVGEQGVRFYSGGRSLTRSSALVEAQAAKWANQRTRLEVARAMYRMRFPDEDPAGLTRQELLGREGRRVKERYRTEAARFGITWNGRHYIPGDFGSGDPVNQAVTAAAQCMYGIAQTTVAALGCASGLGFIHSGHELAFVLDIADLYKTEIAIPIPIAFATAAESPEDVGSRTRRAIRDEVNRIGLLRRCVNDIKSLLLPEAAGDPVNSDIDHVTLQGDRGAELASGRNYDDGTPW; encoded by the coding sequence GTGTCCACCGTCGGCCAGCGGGGAGCCTCCTCGCCACGAGAGCTGACCAGGATGGGCGACCGGATCTCGTTCATCTACCTGGAGCGCTGCACCATCCACCGCGAGGACAACGCGATCACCGCGGAGGACGCCGACGGGGTCACCCACATCCCCTCGGCGACGATCGGCTGCCTGCTGCTGGGACCCGGCACCCGCGTCACCCACCAGGCCATGAGCGTTCTGGGGGACAGCGGAGCAGGCGTGGTGTGGGTGGGCGAGCAAGGGGTCCGCTTCTACTCGGGCGGAAGATCCCTCACCCGGTCCTCCGCCCTGGTCGAGGCCCAGGCGGCCAAGTGGGCCAACCAACGGACCCGTCTGGAAGTCGCCCGCGCGATGTACCGGATGCGCTTCCCTGACGAGGACCCCGCCGGCCTCACCCGCCAGGAACTTCTCGGCAGGGAAGGCCGCCGGGTCAAAGAGCGCTACCGGACGGAAGCCGCCAGATTCGGCATCACCTGGAACGGCCGCCACTACATCCCCGGCGACTTCGGCTCCGGTGACCCGGTCAACCAGGCGGTCACGGCCGCCGCCCAATGCATGTACGGCATCGCGCAGACCACCGTCGCCGCCCTCGGCTGCGCCTCCGGCCTCGGATTCATCCACTCGGGACACGAGCTGGCCTTCGTCCTCGACATTGCCGACCTCTACAAGACCGAGATCGCCATACCCATACCCATAGCCTTCGCCACCGCCGCCGAAAGTCCCGAGGACGTCGGCTCACGCACCCGCCGCGCCATCCGCGACGAAGTCAACCGCATCGGCCTGCTACGCCGATGCGTCAACGACATCAAGAGCCTCCTGCTCCCGGAGGCGGCCGGCGACCCTGTGAACAGCGACATCGACCACGTCACCCTCCAGGGCGACCGAGGAGCGGAGCTGGCGTCAGGCCGGAACTACGACGACGGGACGCCCTGGTGA
- the cas2e gene encoding type I-E CRISPR-associated endoribonuclease Cas2e produces MTIIILTQCPTGLRGFLTRWLMEISPGVFIGGPSARIREALWREVRQYAGTGRALLAYTTNNEQGFTFETWDHKWHPVDHEGVTLIRRPKERPVVSATPPPSGWSKASKRRRYGKR; encoded by the coding sequence GTGACGATCATCATCCTCACCCAGTGCCCCACCGGCCTCCGCGGCTTCCTGACCCGTTGGCTGATGGAGATATCCCCAGGCGTCTTCATCGGCGGCCCCTCTGCACGCATCCGAGAGGCCCTCTGGCGAGAGGTACGCCAGTACGCCGGCACCGGCCGCGCACTCCTCGCCTACACCACCAACAACGAACAGGGCTTCACCTTCGAGACCTGGGATCACAAGTGGCACCCCGTCGACCACGAAGGCGTCACCCTGATCCGCCGTCCCAAGGAGAGGCCGGTGGTCTCCGCAACCCCACCACCAAGCGGCTGGAGCAAGGCATCCAAACGCCGCCGCTACGGCAAACGCTGA
- a CDS encoding SDR family oxidoreductase, with translation MRVFVTGASGHLGSAVVPELLEAGHQVVGLARSDKSAAALTAAGAQVHRGDLDDLDGLAAAAAAADGVIHLAFKHDAMFAGDFDGAVAADLRAVDTLGNALAGTGKPLVATSGTALFAFAGLQGLLTEADVLDAGPRIEAENAVVALAERGIRSSVVRLPPTVHSSLDHHGFIPTFISIARSKGVSAYVGDGANRWPAVHTLDAARLYRLALESAPAGSRLHAVDDEGITFRQIAEGIGRGLNLPVVSIAPTEAEAHFGFLSAHAQADNPSSSKLTRDLLGWTPVQPGLVDDLGQGHYFDTGATAAR, from the coding sequence ATGCGCGTATTCGTCACCGGAGCCTCCGGCCATCTCGGCTCCGCCGTCGTCCCCGAGCTCCTCGAAGCGGGACACCAGGTCGTCGGGCTGGCACGCTCGGACAAGTCCGCCGCCGCGCTGACGGCTGCCGGCGCCCAGGTGCACCGAGGCGACCTCGATGATCTCGACGGCCTCGCCGCGGCCGCCGCTGCGGCTGACGGGGTCATCCACCTGGCCTTCAAGCACGACGCCATGTTCGCTGGCGACTTCGACGGCGCGGTCGCAGCGGATCTGCGCGCCGTCGACACGCTCGGGAACGCGCTCGCCGGCACCGGCAAGCCGTTGGTGGCCACGTCGGGAACCGCGCTGTTCGCCTTCGCGGGACTGCAGGGCCTGCTCACCGAGGCCGACGTGCTCGACGCAGGACCGCGGATCGAGGCCGAGAACGCGGTGGTCGCACTCGCCGAGCGCGGCATCCGGTCGTCTGTCGTCCGGCTCCCTCCGACCGTGCACAGCTCGCTCGACCACCACGGCTTCATCCCGACCTTCATCTCCATCGCCCGCTCCAAGGGCGTCTCGGCTTACGTCGGCGACGGGGCCAACCGCTGGCCCGCCGTGCACACGCTCGACGCGGCACGCCTGTACCGGCTGGCGCTGGAATCCGCCCCGGCCGGGTCACGGCTGCACGCCGTCGACGACGAAGGGATCACCTTCCGCCAGATCGCCGAGGGCATCGGCCGCGGGCTGAACCTGCCCGTGGTCAGCATCGCGCCGACCGAGGCCGAGGCCCACTTCGGCTTCCTGAGCGCCCACGCCCAGGCCGACAACCCGTCCTCAAGCAAGCTGACCCGCGACCTCCTGGGCTGGACGCCTGTCCAGCCCGGTCTCGTCGACGACCTCGGCCAGGGCCACTACTTCGACACCGGCGCCACCGCCGCGCGCTGA
- a CDS encoding TetR family transcriptional regulator — translation MELYSDKGFDATTVAEIAARAGVTERTFYRYFADKREVLFQTNALADVLAHATATAADPLAPLEVITHALIEAAPVFEERAELVRQRQAVIAANPELQERELAKQASLVSTLAHALRERGLETTTAALAAEIGIAAFKVAFERWIDDPDHHTLAQHIRETLDATRHLTAPAEHAAATDDASFQGQENVA, via the coding sequence ATGGAGCTCTACAGCGACAAGGGCTTCGACGCCACCACCGTGGCGGAGATCGCCGCCCGGGCCGGGGTCACCGAACGCACCTTCTACCGGTACTTCGCCGACAAACGGGAAGTCCTCTTCCAGACCAACGCCTTGGCCGATGTCCTCGCGCACGCCACGGCCACCGCCGCCGACCCTCTGGCGCCACTGGAGGTGATCACCCACGCCCTGATCGAAGCCGCTCCCGTCTTCGAAGAACGTGCCGAACTGGTACGGCAGCGCCAAGCCGTCATCGCCGCCAATCCCGAACTACAGGAACGCGAACTGGCCAAACAGGCCTCACTCGTCTCCACCCTCGCCCACGCGCTCCGGGAACGCGGTCTGGAGACCACCACCGCGGCACTCGCGGCCGAAATCGGTATCGCCGCCTTCAAGGTCGCCTTCGAACGCTGGATCGACGATCCCGACCACCACACCCTCGCCCAACACATTCGGGAAACCCTGGACGCCACCAGGCACCTCACCGCACCGGCCGAACACGCCGCCGCGACCGACGACGCGAGCTTCCAAGGCCAGGAGAACGTGGCATGA
- a CDS encoding tetratricopeptide repeat protein, with protein sequence MADLAHPAAPHRRPHHPRTPDTDSPTTDLLLNATGQFLRDQGAIGRAITYLDRALTASQRLYGPGHPDTLISRNNLAGAYQAAGDLERAIPLHEQTLADRKRVLGADHPHTLQSRNNLAAAYETAGDLERAIPLHEQTLTDYERVLGADHPSTLQSRNNLAGAYYAAGDLGRAIPLHEQTLTDRERVLGADHPTTRIVRKNLAIARDASPGPGTG encoded by the coding sequence ATGGCCGACCTGGCGCACCCTGCTGCCCCACATCGACGCCCTCACCACCCACGCACCCCCGACACCGACAGCCCCACCACCGACCTTCTCCTCAACGCCACCGGACAGTTCCTGCGCGACCAGGGCGCCATCGGCCGCGCCATCACCTACCTGGACCGCGCCCTGACCGCCTCCCAGCGCCTGTACGGCCCCGGCCACCCCGACACCCTGATCTCGCGGAACAACCTGGCCGGCGCCTACCAGGCGGCCGGTGATCTGGAGCGGGCGATCCCGCTGCACGAGCAGACCCTGGCTGATCGGAAGCGGGTGCTGGGTGCCGACCACCCCCACACCCTGCAATCGCGGAACAACCTGGCCGCCGCCTACGAGACGGCCGGTGATCTGGAGCGGGCGATCCCGCTGCACGAGCAGACCCTGACCGACTACGAGCGGGTGCTGGGCGCCGACCACCCCTCCACCCTGCAATCGCGGAACAACCTGGCCGGCGCCTACTACGCGGCGGGTGATCTGGGGCGGGCGATCCCGCTGCACGAGCAGACCCTGACCGATCGGGAGCGGGTGCTGGGCGCCGACCATCCAACGACCCGGATCGTGCGGAAGAACCTCGCCATCGCCAGAGACGCATCGCCCGGTCCCGGCACCGGTTAG
- a CDS encoding NB-ARC domain-containing protein: MTVVSLLAGLRGRRTCGESVRGRGVRLRCELVWFGDVVRLPRSAVVVCAGKANTTEHNRYRGGWVGRIDPGRIRTREDLHAQLVALFHAGGWSVHRLAAAAGLSPATVQGILDGSTGLPRTGTLQAFVQACGKDPVTWIAARGRIVQAEKNAGPGGRSGQEAPAGQQGQGVVYLPYRAEELFVGRTDELARLDAVFTGGAGAVVVRQAVGAVHGLGGIGKSTLAAHWAHTHLHEHRVTWWITADTPTALHEGLAGLAAALEPERAGQPLEVLTEHALAWLAAHDGWLLVLDNVSRPADLQPLLARCRTGRVLITSRLATGWHTLTDQIIPLNVLSLDEAVELLTGTITRIRPGIDPGRELEGAVEVCQELGCLPLAIEQAAAFIAETATTPRHYLELLAGYPADAYAYPPAGADIDRTVARVWHATLDHLAAETPQAGQVLRVLAWFAPDHIPRTLLDPLAGQLGGRSRCSGRSAGWRPTTSSPSPPRPAAVG, from the coding sequence ATGACGGTGGTCTCCCTTCTGGCCGGGCTTCGGGGGCGCCGGACCTGTGGGGAGAGCGTGCGGGGGCGGGGCGTTCGTCTTCGATGCGAATTGGTCTGGTTCGGTGATGTTGTTCGGCTGCCAAGGTCGGCGGTGGTGGTGTGTGCTGGGAAGGCGAACACAACCGAACACAACCGGTACCGGGGAGGATGGGTGGGGCGGATTGATCCCGGGCGGATCCGCACACGCGAGGATCTGCACGCGCAGCTGGTCGCGTTGTTCCATGCGGGTGGGTGGAGCGTGCATCGCCTCGCCGCAGCCGCCGGTCTGAGTCCGGCCACGGTGCAGGGCATCCTGGATGGTTCCACCGGCCTGCCCCGCACCGGCACGCTGCAGGCGTTCGTGCAGGCGTGCGGCAAGGACCCGGTGACGTGGATCGCCGCCCGCGGCCGCATCGTCCAGGCCGAGAAGAACGCAGGCCCGGGCGGCCGGTCCGGTCAGGAGGCCCCGGCCGGGCAGCAGGGGCAGGGGGTGGTGTATCTGCCGTACCGGGCCGAGGAGCTGTTCGTCGGCCGCACCGACGAACTCGCCCGCCTCGACGCAGTCTTCACTGGCGGGGCGGGGGCGGTGGTGGTGCGGCAGGCGGTGGGGGCGGTGCACGGGCTGGGCGGGATCGGCAAGTCCACCCTGGCCGCCCACTGGGCCCACACCCACTTGCACGAGCACCGGGTGACGTGGTGGATCACCGCCGACACCCCCACCGCCCTGCACGAGGGCCTGGCCGGGCTGGCGGCCGCGCTGGAACCCGAGCGAGCGGGGCAGCCGCTGGAGGTGCTCACCGAACACGCGCTGGCCTGGCTGGCCGCCCATGACGGCTGGCTGCTGGTACTGGACAACGTGAGCAGGCCCGCCGACCTCCAGCCGCTGCTGGCCCGCTGCCGCACCGGACGGGTGCTGATCACCAGCCGGCTCGCGACCGGCTGGCACACCCTCACCGACCAGATCATCCCCCTGAACGTGCTGTCCCTGGATGAGGCGGTGGAACTGCTCACCGGCACGATCACCCGGATCCGGCCCGGCATCGATCCGGGCCGGGAGCTGGAGGGCGCGGTGGAGGTGTGCCAGGAGCTGGGGTGCCTGCCGCTGGCGATCGAGCAGGCGGCGGCGTTCATCGCCGAGACCGCCACCACCCCTCGTCACTACCTGGAGCTGCTGGCCGGCTATCCGGCCGACGCCTACGCCTACCCCCCGGCTGGCGCCGACATTGACCGCACCGTGGCCCGGGTCTGGCACGCCACCCTCGACCATCTGGCCGCCGAGACCCCGCAGGCCGGGCAGGTGCTGCGGGTGCTGGCTTGGTTCGCCCCCGACCACATCCCCCGCACCCTCCTGGACCCCCTGGCCGGCCAGCTCGGCGGCCGGTCGCGCTGCAGCGGGCGGTCGGCCGGCTGGCGGCCTACAACCTCATCGCCCTCACCCCCCAGGCCGGCGGCGGTGGGGTGA
- a CDS encoding NYN domain-containing protein has protein sequence MVSENAAKLAVLIDADNAQPGIIEGLLAEIATYGTAHVKRAYGDWTGTGLRGWKEHLLAQSIQPIQQFAYTTGKNATDAAMVIDAMDLLYSGRFDGFCIVSSDSDFTRLASRIRESGLTVYGFGERKTPKPFVAACDKFIYVENLTYTQASAAPAEEAAAKQVPRASATALKQDAALVRLLRNAVEAASDDDGWAALATIGHIITKQRPDFDSRTYGYAKLSELMAATTLFELDRRSPGDGKPGVIYARDKRTPGKTPNL, from the coding sequence ATGGTCAGCGAGAACGCCGCCAAGCTCGCGGTGCTCATCGACGCCGACAACGCCCAGCCTGGAATCATCGAGGGGCTGCTGGCCGAGATCGCCACGTACGGCACGGCGCACGTCAAACGCGCCTACGGCGACTGGACCGGCACCGGCCTGCGCGGTTGGAAGGAGCATCTGCTCGCCCAGTCGATCCAGCCGATCCAGCAGTTCGCCTACACCACCGGCAAGAACGCCACCGATGCGGCGATGGTCATCGACGCGATGGACCTGCTGTACTCCGGGCGCTTCGACGGGTTCTGCATCGTCTCCAGCGACAGCGACTTCACCCGCCTGGCCTCCCGCATCCGCGAGTCCGGGCTGACCGTGTACGGGTTCGGCGAGCGCAAGACGCCCAAGCCCTTCGTCGCGGCCTGCGACAAGTTCATCTACGTCGAGAACCTCACCTACACCCAGGCCAGCGCAGCCCCCGCGGAGGAGGCTGCGGCCAAGCAGGTCCCGCGTGCCTCGGCCACGGCGCTCAAGCAGGACGCCGCGTTGGTCCGGCTGCTGCGCAACGCCGTGGAGGCGGCCTCCGACGACGACGGCTGGGCCGCCCTGGCGACCATCGGCCACATCATCACCAAGCAACGCCCCGACTTCGACTCCCGCACCTACGGCTACGCCAAGCTCAGCGAACTGATGGCCGCCACCACGCTGTTCGAACTGGACCGCCGCAGCCCCGGCGACGGCAAACCGGGCGTCATCTACGCCCGCGACAAACGCACTCCGGGCAAAACCCCGAACCTTTGA
- a CDS encoding tyrosine-type recombinase/integrase, whose amino-acid sequence MGYARKRISKDGKTRYTAVYVDHRGRTRSAGTFSSRRDADRAWQAKEAELRQGKVGDPSRGRMTLRTYALDKWLPHHRIEPKTREKYTGCLHKHILPELGAMRMIEIYPEHIRAWIAILQNRNVSPWVIQYCKGSVLNALFTTALNDRIIHIHPCRGVKIPTVPITPRTIITPEQFDVLYKALKDPVHRLLVETDIETGLRWGELIELRVKDLDLATRMLSVSRKATEISPNYHPEGKRFLITNYPKDKEFRRLKLSKQITKKLKAHIAANGLGPEDLLFTRRPEPPPPVRLHLVPAPGDLGLTPPNARGHQYRHGTISAYNAAPCRCHHCRAAYAHYRAERRAAGKDRPRVPKHLQDEHISANWFRTTIWQPALKAAGLEVTPRLHDLRHSHASWLLHGGADLQVVKERLGHASIITTQKYLHTLPEADDTAIDAFTKVRKRSKKSKKHKQQQKDAS is encoded by the coding sequence TTGGGATACGCAAGGAAGCGTATCAGCAAGGACGGCAAAACGCGCTACACGGCCGTCTACGTCGACCACAGGGGCCGGACGCGTTCGGCTGGCACCTTCTCCAGCAGGCGCGACGCCGACCGGGCCTGGCAGGCCAAGGAGGCCGAGCTGCGCCAGGGCAAGGTCGGCGACCCCAGCCGCGGCCGGATGACCTTAAGGACGTACGCCCTGGACAAGTGGCTGCCCCACCACCGGATCGAACCCAAGACCCGCGAAAAGTACACCGGCTGCCTGCACAAGCACATCCTGCCCGAGCTCGGCGCGATGCGGATGATTGAGATCTACCCCGAGCACATCCGCGCTTGGATCGCCATCCTCCAGAACAGGAACGTCTCCCCCTGGGTGATCCAGTACTGCAAGGGATCGGTCCTCAACGCGCTGTTCACCACGGCCCTCAACGACCGGATCATCCACATCCACCCGTGCCGCGGCGTGAAGATCCCCACCGTCCCGATCACACCCCGCACCATCATCACCCCCGAGCAGTTCGACGTTCTCTACAAAGCCCTGAAAGACCCCGTCCATCGGCTGCTCGTGGAAACCGACATCGAAACCGGCCTGCGCTGGGGCGAGCTCATCGAACTCCGCGTCAAGGACCTCGACCTGGCCACCCGGATGCTCAGCGTCAGCCGCAAGGCCACCGAGATCAGCCCCAATTACCACCCCGAAGGCAAGCGGTTCCTCATCACCAACTACCCCAAGGACAAGGAGTTCCGCCGCCTCAAACTCAGCAAGCAGATCACCAAGAAACTCAAGGCCCACATCGCCGCCAACGGCCTCGGCCCCGAGGACCTGCTGTTCACCCGCCGTCCCGAGCCACCCCCACCCGTGCGGCTCCACCTGGTCCCCGCCCCCGGCGACCTCGGCCTCACCCCGCCCAACGCCAGAGGACACCAGTACCGGCACGGCACCATCAGCGCCTACAACGCCGCACCCTGCCGCTGCCACCACTGCCGCGCCGCCTACGCCCACTACCGCGCCGAACGCCGCGCCGCCGGCAAGGACCGTCCACGCGTCCCCAAGCATCTGCAGGACGAGCACATCTCCGCCAACTGGTTCCGCACCACCATCTGGCAGCCCGCCCTCAAGGCCGCAGGCCTGGAGGTCACCCCACGCCTGCACGACCTCCGCCACTCCCACGCCTCCTGGCTCCTGCACGGCGGCGCCGACCTCCAGGTCGTCAAGGAACGCCTCGGCCACGCCTCGATCATCACCACCCAGAAGTACCTGCACACCCTCCCCGAAGCCGACGACACCGCCATCGACGCCTTCACCAAGGTTCGCAAACGCTCCAAGAAGAGCAAGAAGCACAAGCAGCAACAGAAGGACGCAAGCTAG